A genomic segment from Plasmodium sp. gorilla clade G2 genome assembly, chromosome: 3 encodes:
- a CDS encoding microtubule and actin binding protein, putative yields the protein MGFHNVENISDIKKLKTLKNDQKNVNNFPRICNDNITLCVSNSNQLYLYNKSIDICDNNKKKKKKKKKKKFISHNYKNEIVNLINHDNNNIYQDQSHKCILHMNSDDVCVSPNNNAQKKLYQEDIHMINEKSLLQTQEIIEKNGRQDIINTNYQNVMLEIQDHEETNLIQNIEKDIEQTIFSGLSTSCPLDKEKYLYHSNDLSDINYVCEDEIHSLISPDEEKKNTLQSLSNQNLEIGYQLNSNDEDGYIIDNDEDHHNKENNKENNNENNKENNNDYNSDYNSYNNSYNNSYNNSYNNSHINSHNNSHNNSHNNSDNNSDNNSDDDKEIKNILNVLNNLRNYKFHDTDNLDNDENYESFDNHPDVYKTSNNNMNEDDKDNTNDMNNIYHDQNIPFLKNEYTYDNVLSKEDKENIDLQKIKDKYEKFALNLNHKMDDNNNNNMLSELNYYTDNNKNDVCQQKEKNQIHYETSQEEKKIIFNEIVNYDNCTYQQVDNKKNDTINTHIYSSTNDNNHKYNSEKELIICKNNINCVKNKEVNIINDKIKYHTNDNTNDNTNDNTNDNTNDNTNDNTNDNTNDNINDNTNDNINDNTNDNTNDHINIYKQTKNTYDINQEHIKQSNIYSEEQNKEIGHFSKIKEELAICSNNSSKNSEQVRKKKLLKENMNNLNNVNKNDETNMIYDNKETVLEKENGYINTYNNNNNNNIYSNNNIYNNCNNYDVCAKSNIMNVNLENYNIIDTTKYIFQENNKDISNDIKNDIKNINLQKEEDFEFDSYLNKLNNLKSMLHENESDSDNYDDENEDINLEESNDITDEEGKINDVDYDKELSIDMDADVDIDAEVDIDADVDIDADVDIDADVDIDVDVDVDDQRSNQNMYNEKKKKEKRDYIKMKQNESKERKIKNNNNKYNNNKKNDDDYIDNNNNNMIVEYINSDDHTYNQTDIQYSNYTNNNYNVLDKFTSDKQTNNNKKNNKKNNEKNNYYYKPEDILLLEKKNNALNKQVKYLEKQILIQKKKEMIFCKNKEKYKKKKISLINEYEKKLDNIIIDFNKLKENCINKEKKLAKMEDITKYINEQFSISKIQFENKMNEYVIFLKKKDSEIYMLKELIKEKEKTILYNDNILKQYKKDVDDILKDNIVKIDDIKKKLKTQEDIISQKDRQILMLENNLKIGTDKINKFDNEIQKLQYKINIHIEKETELKKTNDIEKEKNSKLSNQFDILNKENNNLHNKIEMLLKNEKEISTENIKLIETNKTLFIENEKLSNDIKNILNEKEKIEDNYNKINNENIKIVEELQSYKEIKEKQINEITQMKEQIHNLDKHISQLQIEKNNLEESYIKEKNENEKISNILEEKSKELSTYEINKNINEIKIEELEKDKENILLTTKNEINNIKEEYKILQQHLEDTNVLYEKEKLAIDTITKEKNNIIHECDKIKNKNKKLNNKLKENQINYENTLNNIKKENQQIIEREKKSFTQKVQSLEHAFKQSYNQLKDQNENLHKQIKQLKNVNEDIKTNSKNLKNVNDLLIKETKNYSEEKEKFIKGLKNIKQAYIKLKNDNQQLKNNAFEYIKKEVQENYVTLTVHNNLLNEQKKLQVEIDILKSQIDQKQNIINNMNEQISDANHKISSINKENDELNTTIKIKNKITEDVNLSVEKLKTELNSKDDEVKKKTIEIKQKEREYKKLLEDYKTEKKNLVTKYEKELDSYMTKYEFSHAKYKQYEEEIKDLKNKLKVKDEVIEYTHKEIENIKESFCNEYENKIKTLVEEKDKEISTIQKKCKELRQDNTTNKNEIVKLNKMLEETNKKIKKRDMEMYILLEENKKQKEKAAKKMTKVNALLNNLHKEYTDNIP from the exons ATGGGATTTCATAACGTTGAAAATATATCAGATATTAAGAAATTAAAGACATTGAAAAACGatcaaaaaaatgtaaataatttcCCACGAATATGcaatgataatataacattGTGTGTAAGTAATTCAAATCaactttatttatataataagtcCATTGATAtttgtgataataataaaaaaaaaaaaaaaaaaaaaaaaaaaaaaaaatttatatcacataattataaaaatgaaatagtaaatttaataaaccatgataacaataatatttatcaagATCAATCACATAAATGTATACTCCATATGAATAGTGACGACGTATGTGTATCTCCTAATAATAATGcgcaaaaaaaattatatcaagAGGATATTCATATGATAAATGAAAAATCACTATTACAAACACAagaaataatagaaaaaaatggtAGAcaagatattataaatacaaattatCAAAATGTAATGTTAGAAATACAAGATCATGAAGAAACTAatttaatacaaaatatCGAAAAGGATATCGAACAAACTATCTTTTCAGGATTATCAACATCCTGTCCGTTAGATAAagagaaatatttatatcattcaaATGATTTAAGTGATATTAATTATGTATGTGAAGATGAAATACATAGTTTAATTTCTCCTGacgaagaaaaaaaaaatactctCCAGAGTTTATCAAACCAAAATTTGGAAATTGGATATCAATTAAATTCAAATGATGAAGATGGATATATAATAGACAATGATGAGGACCACCATaataaggaaaataataaggaaaataataatgaaaataataaggaaaataataatgattataatagtgattataatagttataataatagttataataatagttataataatagttataataatagtcATATTAATAGTCATAATAATAGTCATAATAATAGTCACAACAATAGTGATAACAATAGTGATAACAATAGTGATGATGATAAAGAaattaagaatatattaaatgtattaaataatttaagaaattataaatttcatGATACAGATAATTTAGACAATGATGAGAATTATGAATCCTTTGATAATCATCCTGATGTTTATAAaacatcaaataataatatgaatgaagatgataaagataatacaaacgatatgaataatatttatcatgATCAAAATATACCTTTTCTAAAAAACgaatatacatatgataaTGTTCTCTCTAAggaagataaagaaaatatcgatttacaaaaaataaaagataaatatgaaaagttTGCCCTCAATCTTAATCACAAAatggatgataataataataataatatgttaagtgaactaaattattatacagacaataataaaaatgatgtatGTCAACAGAAGGAGAAAAATCAAATTCATTATGAAACATcacaagaagaaaaaaaaattatttttaatgaaaTAGTAAATTATGATAACTGTACATATCAACAAGTagacaacaaaaaaaatgatactataaatacacatatatattcttcaacaaatgataataatcataaatataattctgaaaaagaattaataatttgtaaaaataatataaattgtgtaaaaaataaggaagtaaatataatcaatgataaaataaaatatcatacaaatgataatacaaatgataatacaaatgataatacaaatgataatacaaatgataatacaaatgataatacaaatgataatacaaatgataatataaatgataatacaaatgataatataaatgataatacaaatgataatacaaatgatcatataaacatttataaacaaacaaaaaatactTATGATATTAATCAAGAACATATCAAACAATCCAATATTTATAGtgaagaacaaaataaagaaataggTCATTTTAGTAAGATAAAAGAGGAACTAGCCATATGTTCCAATAATTCGTCTAAAAATTCTGAACAAgtcaggaaaaaaaaattattaaaagaaaatatgaacaatttgaataatgttaataaaaatgatgagacaaatatgatatatgataataaagaaacTGTAttggaaaaagaaaatggatatattaatacatataataataataataataataatatatatagtaataacaatatatataataattgtaataattatgatgtgTGTGCAAAATCAAATATCATGAATGTCAATTTAGAGAACTATAATATAATTGACACcactaaatatatttttcaggAGAATAATAAAGACATATCTAATGATATAAAGAATgacattaaaaatataaacttaCAGAAAGAAGAAGACTTTGAATTTGATTCGTAtctaaataaattaaataatttgaaaAGTATGCTTCATGAAAATGAGAGCGATAGCGacaattatgatgatgaaaatgaagacATAAATTTAGAAGAAAGCAATGATATTACAGATGAAGAAGGAAAGATAAATGATGTAGATTATGATAAAGAATTAAGTATTGATATGGATGCAGACGTAGATATTGATGCAGAAGTAGATATTGATGCAGACGTAGATATTGATGCAGACGTAGATATTGATGCAGACGTAGATATTGATGTTGATGTTGATGTTGATGATCAAAGGAGTAATCAAAATATGTacaatgaaaaaaagaagaaagaaaaaagggattacataaaaatgaaacaaaatgaaagcaaagaaagaaaaattaaaaataacaataataaatataataataataaaaaaaatgacgatgattatattgataataataataacaatatgatCGTTGAATATATCAACAGTGATGACCATACATACAACCAAACAGACATTCAATATTCaaattatacaaataataattataatgtatTAGATAAATTTACAAGTGATAAACagacaaataataataaaaagaataataaaaaaaataatgaaaagaataattattattataagccTGAAGATATTTTATTgctagaaaaaaaaaataatgctCTAAATAAACAAGTGAAATATttagaaaaacaaatattgatacagaagaaaaaagaaatgatcttttgtaaaaataaagagaaatacaaaaagaaaaagatatcTCTAATtaatgaatatgaaaaaaaacttgacaatataattatagatTTCAACAAGCTTAAAGAAAActgtataaataaagaaaagaagCTAGCTAAAATGGAagatataacaaaatatattaatgaacAATTCTCAATAAGCAAAATAcaatttgaaaataaaatgaatgaatatgtaatatttttaaaaaagaaagattcagaaatatatatgttaaaagaattaataaaagaaaaggaaaaaacgatattatataatgacaatattttgaaacaatataaaaaagatgtagatgatatattaaaagacaATATAGTCAAaattgatgatataaaaaaaaaactgaaAACACAAGAAGATATCATATCTCAAAAAGATAGACAAATACTAATgttagaaaataatttaaaaataggaacagataaaattaataaatttgataatgaaatacaaaaattacaatataaaataaatatacatatagaaaaagaaacagaactaaaaaaaacaaatgatatagaaaaagaaaaaaatagtaaATTATCAAATCAATtcgatattttaaataaagaaaataataatttacataACAAAATTGaaatgttattaaaaaatgaaaaagaaattagTACAgagaatattaaattaattgaAACAAATAAAACTTTATTcattgaaaatgaaaaattatcaaacgatataaaaaatatattaaatgaaaaagaaaaaatagaagataattataataaaattaataatgaaaatattaaaatagtAGAAGAACTTCAAtcatataaagaaataaaagaaaaacaaataaacgAAATAACACAAATGAAAGAACAAATACATAATCTAGATAAACATATTTCTCAATtacaaatagaaaaaaataatttggaAGAATcctatataaaagaaaaaaatgaaaatgaaaaaatatcaaatatattagaaGAAAAATCTAAAGAATTGTCTACTtatgaaattaataaaaatataaatgaaataaaaattgaagaactagaaaaagataaagaaaatatactcttaacaacaaaaaatgaaattaataatataaaagaagaatataaaattttacaaCAACATTTAGAAGATACAaatgtattatatgaaaaagaaaagctAGCTATAGATACGATTactaaagaaaaaaataatattattcatgaatgtgataaaataaaaaataaaaataaaaaacttaataacaaattaaaagaaaatcaaATCAATTATGAAAAcacattaaataatataaaaaaagaaaatcaaCAAATTAtagaaagagaaaaaaaaagttttacACAAAAAGTTCAATCCTTAGAACATGCATTCAAACAATCTTATAATCAATTAAAAGATCAAAATGAAAACTTAcacaaacaaataaaacaattaaaaaatgtaaatgaaGATATTAAAACAAATTCTAAAAAtcttaaaaatgtaaatgatCTCTTAATTAAAGAAACCAAAAATTATtcagaagaaaaagaaaaatttattaaaggattaaaaaatattaaacaagcatatatcaaattaaaaaatgataatcaacaattaaaaaataatgcttttgaatatatcaaaaaagaaGTACAAGAAAATTATGTTACTCTCACTGTTCATAATAATCTattaaatgaacaaaaaaaattacaagtAGAAATTGATATACTCAAATCTCAAATAGatcaaaaacaaaatattataaataatatgaatgaacaAATTTCAGATGCTAATCATAAAATTTCatctataaataaagaaaacgATGAACTAAACACAACCATAAagatcaaaaataaaataactgAAGATGTAAATTTAAGTGTagag aaattGAAGACTGAACTGAACTCTAAAGATGatgaagtaaaaaaaaagacaatcgaaattaaacaaaaagaaagagaatataaaaaattattagaagattataaaacagaaaaaaaaaatctagtaacaaaatatgaaaagGAATTAGATTCTTATATGACTAAATATGAATTTTCCCATGCAAAATATAAGCAATATGAAGAagag attaaggatttaaaaaataagttaAAAGTCAAAGATGAAGTAATTGAATATACTCACAAGgaaattgaaaatataaaagaatccTTCTG caACGAATATgagaataaaattaaaacacTTGTCGAGGAGAAAGACAAGGAAATCAGCacaatacaaaaaaaatgtaaagagTTACGTCAAGATAATAcg accaataaaaatgaaatcgtcaaattaaataaaatgctAGAGGAAACTAATAAGAAGATTAAAAAAAGAGATATGGAAATGTATATCTtattagaagaaaataaaaaacaaaaagaaaaagcagcaaaaaaaatgacaaaGGTCAATGCATTGTTAAATAATCTTCATAAAGAATATACTGATAATATaccataa